ATCGTCTTTATGAAGAGGAAAGAAGAGAAGCGCAATCATTTCTTGAACAGATTACGAATACCTTTGAGCAAGTGGATACACGCTTGACACGCTCAAATGTGGAAAGTTTGATTGAGAAGATATCTGTCAGCACAACGACGCGTGGTGTTGTGAAGGTAGGAACTGTTCCCTATTTAGAAGACATGACCAAAAAAGGTATTGTGTTGCGGGTTTTTAACGGTGATGGTGAACTCTTGTATCAATCGCGCCAAAATAATACACCCTTTACGAGAAACTCAGGTTATTATTTCAATGAAACAAAGTTTAATAATCGGGAAGGTTTTGTCGGCGGAGATACGATTGTCAGCCCGAGTACTTCAGTATTAAGAGGCTATGTGCAAGTGTTCTTCCGGCTCTATACGTTCCATGATGTGATGGCCTCCGTTAATAAACGGGTGTTCTTTTCAATTTTAGTTGGTCTTGTCGTATCACTGATATTGGGATATGGGTTTGCACAGCTCTTTTTCAGACCGATTAAACAGATGGCTGATACAATGAATGAAATCACAGAAGATAATTTGTCTGAAACGCGTTTAAATGTCAATACAACACGCAAAGAGGATGAATTAACGGACCTGTCTATCCAAATCAATACCGTGTTAGACAAAATGGCTAAATACGTTACCCAACAAAAGCAGTTTGTTGAAGATGTTTCGCACGAATTGCGCACACCGACTGCAATAGTAGAAGGGCATTTGAAGCTTTTGAACCGTTGGGGTAAAGACGATCCGCAAGTTTTGGATGAGTCGTTAGCAGCTTCCCTGAATGAAATTACGCGAATGAAGACGCTTGTCCAGGAAATGTTAGATTTATCCAGAGCGGAGCAAGTGCAAGACCACTATCAATATGAAACAACAGAAATTAGAGCTGTTGTGACACA
This genomic interval from Jeotgalibaca porci contains the following:
- a CDS encoding HAMP domain-containing sensor histidine kinase, yielding MPNKRKNSPKSIRWKWGFRLTLAFSLVILLLSSVLLAGFRNRLYEEERREAQSFLEQITNTFEQVDTRLTRSNVESLIEKISVSTTTRGVVKVGTVPYLEDMTKKGIVLRVFNGDGELLYQSRQNNTPFTRNSGYYFNETKFNNREGFVGGDTIVSPSTSVLRGYVQVFFRLYTFHDVMASVNKRVFFSILVGLVVSLILGYGFAQLFFRPIKQMADTMNEITEDNLSETRLNVNTTRKEDELTDLSIQINTVLDKMAKYVTQQKQFVEDVSHELRTPTAIVEGHLKLLNRWGKDDPQVLDESLAASLNEITRMKTLVQEMLDLSRAEQVQDHYQYETTEIRAVVTQIFHNFQILYPDFHFFFDDDLTEERTVRIYRNHLEQILVILLDNAVKYSTERKEIHLSISETLMKIQIAIQDFGEGMSVEDQQKVFNRFYRVDKARSREKGGHGLGLSIAKELLEGYKGDISVESALGHGTVFRIQLPFIEEEEVKKIKSQIDI